A region of the Aphelocoma coerulescens isolate FSJ_1873_10779 chromosome 1, UR_Acoe_1.0, whole genome shotgun sequence genome:
aacagcaaaaaaagaagTGGTGTTCCCAAGTACAAGAGAGGGTGATCCCTGAGGTAgggagagctgagctgagctgggagggCAGACCTGAGTTTGGAGAAAGGAGAATGTAGCAGAGATGGTATTTCAGCAGAGAAGTTGGGTTTCAGAATGTGGTGCCATCTGTGAAGACTGGGAGAGATTTTGAGGGAATCCTGACCCATTTCCTACACTGCCTTTTGCAGTCTCTAGGTGAAGCCTACATACCCATCAGGTGAAAGAAGCAGTCAGGGGTGTCACGTGATTCAGCAAGTTCTATTCCCCAGAGCTTTTCATTTCACCCCACACCCCTTCAACCCCTTTTTCAAAATATGTAGTGAGGCTCTTCCTTTCATATGCAAATTTGGAAGTTTTCTCCCATCAGTATTTGTCCGGTTGTTATTTGGCCGCCCGCCCCTCATATTTCTTTGGAGGCTGTCCTTGCCTGTGGTTGAGAGTGCCAGCAACAAGAGTCTGGCTGTGTAGACACACATCCTCCGTCAGCGGTTCCCACTTGGTGAATGGGCTCCTGGTGGGCAGAGGAAGCTGCTGTGCAGAGTGGGGCTGAACTCGGGGGCTGCTGGTCGAGGGCTGGACCCTCTGGTCAGGGACTGGGCGGCCCTCGCGAGCCAATTTCATAAGAGGGGCATAAGGGAAGAGAGGGTGAAGCGGGGCAGAGTTTTGAACTGACCAGCCAAAGAGTGCAGTATAAAAGGGAGGAGGGTGTGTCAGACCCCTTGCAGTTCAGCTGGGGGAGATGATGTAATCTAGTGTAAATCCTGAAGGATAAGCTTTGTCAGCACGTGCAAATCAGGAAGGTGGAAAAGGTGCAGGAGCAGGAGTGAGCGTTGAGATGCTTCCTCCCCAAAGTTGTGTCCTGtgttcccctttttttctggtATGGCTCTGTTATGTCAAACCTCTTGTTTCCTCTTAATAGTTCTTaagcctccccccagcccttATTTCCTGTTTACCAGTGAAGGGAACAAACATGGAAATAGACTATCATGGCTGCTTGACAGACCTGGAGCACAGGAGTAAAGTAATAACCTCTATTCTGACTGCAGGAAGGTGGGGAACTAgcactgctttttaaatttgctGTAGGAATAAACCAATTGGAAATTGGATTGTTGTCAAGGAAGTGGACAGAGTCTCATTGCATTGGAAGGGGGGAacaacactttttttctttttttcctttttttctttttttttccctttttttttttttttttttgttttaagtgTGTGTTTGGGGGGGAGTTCATCAGTGAGCATTTCCAAGAGAAATGAGGAATCCCAGACAGCTTCAACGTGGAGTCAGCTGTTatctctgctgcctcaggatgGGAATGATACAGCCTGTGTGATAGGTTTCTGTGGAAAGTGGCACCAGAGACGACAATGAGAGACAACTTCCGGCAGGTGCCAGTTAGTGTTTTGCAGAGGACATTACTGAGAGCCGGCCCTGTGGAAGTCTGAAAACACcaccagaagaaaaacaaaccaagatgGCTCCTTCTGCGTATCCAAGTGCTCCTCATTTGCATATTTGCCTCATTTGCATATTAAGTTGTGCCTCATTTGCATATGTAAATACATGCCGGTCAGTGTGCAAATTAGCCTCGTTCCTCTGCTCCTGAAATCAATGTGCGTTGTTAGTGCGTGGGAAGACATCGATGGGTGGGCGTGGAGCTCTGCGGGTGCGCTGGCACCggcctgcagggagggcaggggggcCAGCCTGGCCCACAGAGGGGTCTTGCAGGCCCCTCCTGCCCAATGTGGCCCTCAGTGCTTCGTGTCAGGGAGAGAGGGGCGTGGTCTCACGAGTTTATTTTTGTGCATGCTTtcttaataaaaagaaaaagtgaatgTTTATGGTTTAACTCTTTTGGTGCCcgtattgatttttttctttcagcggCGCCTGTCATGATGGCTCGGTTCCCACCTTAGAATTTGGGTGTGGACATGTCCAAATGGACAGCCCACACCTGGATGTACTTTAGACACAGACTTTTTAGGATGTTAAGAGCTGAAAGTTCTCCCAGCTGGCTGTTCTCAGGGCACTGAGGTCTAAGAGTCTTTCAATTCGTGCTTACCAGAAAGGCAGAGTGAAAACTCTACCAGTGTATAATGTCTGTTTGTCGTACTATTTCCTGACCTTTCTCTTGTGAGGAAGGACTAGAACAAAAAGTAGATTTTAAACTGCTTCCGTAGAGTATGTAGTAAAtatatttctgcttttcaggaGCAGGGAACATTCAGTCTTGGGAACACCCCAAACAACCTGACTGGATGAAGCTTTTTCTTTGCTGGAAGGGCATAAGAAGCAGATCTCTCTTGTAAATAGAGCCTGATGTGACTGAGCCACAACATGGTCATTCCCCACCTTCTTGGGGTCAGATTGGATGTTATCACTTCTCAGTTCCAGGGTTTTGCCAAATGGCTGATATTCCAGCAGTCACCTAATCTGGGTCATCAATGACTGCAGTTGCTCAAATTCTGCTTGTGTGCCATCTCAGAATGCAGTAGGTACATTTGGATAATCTCAAACTACTTCCTAAAAGGAAGATTTGGGACTCTGGTGGTGGAGGGAGTGTTGGAGAGACCGTGAGTGTGCACATGCTAATGAACATAGGTACAGCATGTGTATTGACCAGTTACTACCCTACAGTGATGTATTTGCCAGGACAAAGAAATACATTGGGCGTGTACCAGGGCACAAAAGTCAGTTCGATGCAGCTGACTGGGGCAAGTGCTGTTCTAGTGCATGGCTGTAAAGAAATGTAGCAGTACCCTCTAGGGAAATCTTCAGATATTCCCACACCCCCCTCAGACCCCTAGTAGAGTCACAGGGAAAAGATGTGATGACCTCCTGAGGAGCAGCATCCGAGTTAAGTTTTATCTGCACTTTATCAGAGACAGGAGATGCAGAACATAGACATATGCAAATAAAATAACATTCTCATCTCAGTTGAGAGGTCCAACTACATGATTCCCACCACAAATCTGTAGCCAGCCCTGCTTTCTCAAAATACTCTGTGTAGGTTTAAAATACTGTGTCTTCTGCTTCACCACAGTCATCCCTCAGATTTTTACTCGGTAATTCCAACTTCCCATCTCTCTAGTGTAGGATAGAAAGGGGGTTATCTGTCATGATTGGAATGATTGCAGTGGCCTGGGTTGGAGCTGCAGATTAGTCAAACATGCTGGAGCAAAATCACCTGCTACGTGGAGAGTGATTGATGTGCAGCGCCATAGCTTGCTCTTTCTACACTGGTGATAGGAAGTCCTGCATTACAAGGTGCTGCTAAGGTTCTTCTCTGCTGAAGTCTGGGTTCTGTGAAGGGTTGAAGATGTGAGTTCCTCACTAAAGGCACCCTCCAAGATTCTTTGCACCGACTGCCGTACCTTTGCCCTGAAGTCCCGTCCCACAAAAACATAAAGTGGGGGGTTGATGCAGCTGTTGGCATACGCAAGTGCTGTAGAGAGGTGGTCCCAAAGGATCAGTGACTCCATCAGTCCTGTTCCAAGACTAGGTACAATGCAGAGAATCCCAACTACATGGTATGGAGCCCAGCAGATGAAGAATGCAGCTACCACAAACACAATTGTTCGCAGCATCCTGTTGTGTGGCTTGTGAAACTGATTTGCACGTGTTCTGAAAACAATGAGGGCGTAGCAAATTGCCATTATGCCAAAGGGGAGCACAAAGCCAAAGACAACCCTAGTGATGTTTATTATCACATAGGCAAGGGGTATAGAATAATTACCTTCGTTAGTGTTTCCCCACAAGTCACTATAATTGTAGGTTGAGTATTCTTCCTCTAACTCATTTAGAGACACATTTACAGGATCATCTATATAATCATCAACTCCGAAATTGTACCGACACTCCGTTTTGCCATCGTAAATGCTTGTCTCACGGTAGTAGAAGACAGGGCAGCAGAAAATGAAGGCCAGGATCCAAATGCCACTGCATATTAGCAACATAAATTTCACTGTTCGGTGGTTCTGACACCAGACAGGTTTCATCACCAGGAGGCACCGGTCAATGCTGATGGCCACGAGTAGGAAGACACTAGCAAACATGGTGAAGATTATGACTGATGGAATGACTTTGCAGAGGAACCAGCCATAGGGCCAGTGTTCATGGAGGGCCAGGTGAACAATGGAAAACGGCAAGGACAAGCAGCACATTATGTCAGCCACAGCAAGGTTTAGGAACCAGACAGTGTTCACAGACCTTTTCATTTTTAGACCAGCTACCCAGATCACCAACCCATTGCCTGGGATACCTATGATGAAAACGATGATGAAGATAGCAATGGAGACAATTGATTCCGGTGCATAATATacagcagcctgttcctgtgaACTGCTATTGCCCAGGGCTTGAGGCATTCTGCAGCTataaaacagaaagcaaattaGTAGCAATTCACATCcttctccccaaattcctctcTTAACCTTTACTGAAGCATCCCTGAGTCAGGTGACAGTACAGAGCTGTCCGGGTACAAAGGCATTGGTCTATACAAGTTTGTTACTGATATGCCCATTGTACACCTTCATCATTCTTGTGGCTAAGTTATGTAAGGCCACTATTCAAGCAGGGCGCTCTATACACTTATGTTCTCCTATCTCTGTCACCCCCTTTGATTTCTGTCTGGTTCTTTTTAGTCTGCAAAGTGCACCTCTCTATTCACATGGCCATGCTGTCCCCTGGTGTGTTTCCTGATTGACTTCCGTCTTCAGAAAGGCAAATCAGCATTTTTAGTTCctgtttcctttaaaatgaGCAATTTCTTCTGGCATAACTGGCAAAATACATTTAAGTTAAGAAAGCAATGCCTGTCTTGCTGAAATAACCCTGCTTCACTTTCTGGGTATTACAAATAGAATAGATAGGACATAAACTCTGTTGGCTAAGGGGTATTTTAGGGAAGTGTCAGTGaccacttccttttcctttgcttgtgttttgaGCTGTCTGCTGGTTCCTTGGAAAGCTTATCTTGATGAGGAGAAAGGCAAGACACTAATGGTTTAAGACTCTATGAAAGACAAGAAATGAATGTTTAAGAAGAACAGATAGATATTTAGttgttgaaataaaaatgaaaacacagagTAATGTCCTTGAGCCATTTTAGATATGAGGTGTCTTATTGCAAGACAATGAAGCTGACCTACAGCACACTTAAGTGACATTTTAAAACTATGATCTTACTAGAGGAAAAATGTTAATTGCTCAATTATTCTTGGACTTAGTAAatttagaaaggaaaagaaaatcagcaaagccaagacagaactgagaaaaagAACCTGATCTTCATCCTTTAGGCATTAAGATAATTGTCTATAAAATTCCTGTTAAGTAAACCCTTGCTGAATTGATGGAGGCAGTTGTGCTGCTGAAAGGTCCCTAAAACTGTTACCAAAATGCAAGGAAACTGAAGAGGGAAGAGCTGAATACAGCCTGCAGAAGCAACTGAGAAGACATCAATAAGACAACTGACCATCTTTTAACCTCTATTATGCCAGTACTTAAATACCAGAGACTGTTGTATGCAGGgctaaatataaatattatttttaaaaaaatttcaaatcaTCAATCTCATTCTTGCATAACATACAGTCTGAATGTGGAGCAATGCGTAAGTGTTAGAACTCCTTCactaagaagaaaatgagataAACAATTGTAACAAACATCATGATTTATCCATTTTTCAGTAATATCTGCTAAGAGACTTGTAGGTAGGTAAGGGTGACCTGCAAGGAAGGCTATGAAGGAAGTTACTGGAACACTTAACTTAAAGCTGGAGGCTTAATTTAAAATTCTCCCAAGTTTCTTCCATTTCCTGTGGTCTTGCTGATCCATGTAGAAGCAACTTTTAGAGGGACAACTGGCGAACAGTGCTGCAAGAGCTGAACCCTGCTGCCTCTCCATATAGCTACAGAAAATGGTATGAAGGGGATAGGGAAACAGGGAATGCTGTAAAGATAGTAACGCAAGTCCTACTCCAAAGTAAACTGAGGGATGAATCAATTAGAAGATACTGCCCACACTAGTTTTTCAAGAGTGCTAGAAGGGCTGAAATGTGGTTTGAAAATGGAAGGGGAAactggaggagggagagaggttTTCAGGAGTGAAGAATAATAAATGGCAAGTAGAAGAGAAAAATTCTCCAGCTTATGATACCTACCTGAGTGAAGCAGTTATTTCAGTGTGTCAGGGAGCAAGTACCATCAGTCCTGTCTCTGGCGCGACTGAAAAAACTCACATGACATTTTAGGAACTGCATCTTCTTTTCCTGCATGCGCATGTGTGTGCCAAGTGTGTTCTTTCACCCTGATAAAATGACTCATTTGAATGTCATTTGAAGATTTAGATATCATCTGCTCATAAAGAGTCAAACCACAGGAAGTCTCTCAAAACTGTCAAAACAAAATAGTGCCCTAAATAAAGCACTAATAGAAAACACAGGAATGATAATCACAGACATATACTTTACTACATTCTGTAAGTAAACTGAATGACATCTTTCCTGGTGGCACAGTGCTGACCTTTGCTGGAAGTAATTCATAAGTCCAAACCCTGCCATGTTGCCGTCAAATGTCTGATCTGTTATTGTCTTGTAGCCACTTCTACATCTTACCAGGTCAGCACATTCACCTAGCTAATCCCATTTCTAGGATTCTTATCAATCCAGATCAGCTTCTGTCCCAGCTTGAGACAGTTTACTTCATCAAATACGGAACACTGTACTCCGCAAACCACGACTGGTCATGACAAAAGGATTTTCATCTGCCTCTTACTTTTCAGGGTATTAaaagtctatttttaaaaaggaacttGACTGACAAAAAGTTAGAAGTGGTTAACTGAAATGCTGATTTGCACAAAATGTGGCAAGACAATAAAAACGGAAGACTTCCAGGGCAAGGCATTTGTAATGCTTAACAAGGGGGTTCCCCCTCACCCCTCACAATTTGGGAAATCAAGACTGCTAGCAGAAATAACAAAGCCCAGACATACAAGAATCAGCCTcagtattttggttttggtctgGAAAATGAAACATGACAGAGCAGAGTTCTGTTCCTGAGTGTGTCTGTGAAAGACACAGATGCTGCCTCcaacacaaaaccagaaaaagaaagacaggCCAGGGCTGAGCTGTACCCACAAAGATAGATAGGCAGCCAGCAGCCTGCCAGGAAGATTCCTCTAGCTTCATCTTTTTCTCAGCTGCCATCCTTCTGGGGGGACTCCTTGGGCCCAGACTGGCAGCGCTGATAGGA
Encoded here:
- the C3AR1 gene encoding C3a anaphylatoxin chemotactic receptor, which codes for MPQALGNSSSQEQAAVYYAPESIVSIAIFIIVFIIGIPGNGLVIWVAGLKMKRSVNTVWFLNLAVADIMCCLSLPFSIVHLALHEHWPYGWFLCKVIPSVIIFTMFASVFLLVAISIDRCLLVMKPVWCQNHRTVKFMLLICSGIWILAFIFCCPVFYYRETSIYDGKTECRYNFGVDDYIDDPVNVSLNELEEEYSTYNYSDLWGNTNEGNYSIPLAYVIINITRVVFGFVLPFGIMAICYALIVFRTRANQFHKPHNRMLRTIVFVVAAFFICWAPYHVVGILCIVPSLGTGLMESLILWDHLSTALAYANSCINPPLYVFVGRDFRAKVRQSVQRILEGAFSEELTSSTLHRTQTSAEKNLSSTL